CATGAGATTATCCATGTTTATTTGCTGAATGAGCATAAACGGCAAAATCAACGAATTCAGCATAAACAAAGTAACATACAGCTCTGACATCCCAATTAAGGACCCCAGCCCTCCCCTCACGATAAAAACAGCCATGACCAACAGGGTCAATAAAATCATGGAAATCGGGGTCGTCTCCAGCAAGGTAATGCTCACATAGTCACCGATTAGGCGGATATCACGGGCAAATATAAAGAGAAAAAACAGGATATACAACAGTCCTGTCACACGTCCCAAAAAGGGGAAACGCTCCACCAGAGATTCAAACAGATCCTGATCGGGGAACCGTCGCTGAACACGGCTTAACATCCATAGGGATGCCACCATGACAAGAAACACGGGGATATAGGATAAATAGGCGTGCTGTTCAGCATAAAAGATGGCTTGTGCATGGGGCTGAATCAATGTACCTGTAATACTGAGCAGCATGATGAGCAGCACCAACTGACGACTGGTCACTTTTTGATTCATGGAATACCTCCTTTCTGTCTTATCTTTCATGCTTATTCATTGAAAAAGCCTTATGGTAACGGTAGCCACCGCTGAATGAATTGGGTAAGCCATGTCGTGACGAAGACTGTTTTGCTCAAATTCGTTACATAGAACCAAATCCCGGCGCTGATGGCGATCAGTCCGTAGGATAACCAGCGATTAATAGCCGCTGCCTGCTTCAAATGTTTGAAGTCCATGATGATTACGGCAACGACTATACCCAAATAAGTGAACAGCAGCGGCTTAATCATGGACAATATCCTCCTCAGGTAATCCAAACGGTTTGTTGATAACTCCTACATTTTCAATAACGATATGTGGTTCAACCACAACTTTTACACTTGGATAAATATCATCCCAACGATCCTTAACCTTGTCCCATTCTTTGGGCAGATGTTGGTGAATCGAGCGACCCAAACCCAAAATGTCGGCAGGATATTCTTTCTGAATCAGCCTTATCCCTTCCTTGATGTCATCCTGGATTTTCTGATGAAGTGCTTGATTCAGGTTCTTAATCTCTTGCTCTCTCAGGTCACCGTAGTTCGACTCGTTGTCCACCAAGACTCCCTTGGCATAAAGTTCAATCGTCACCGATATTTTTCCATTTTCAATATGAGGATGTAATGTAGAGTTGTTTTCGTTCAGCTTGATGAAAATATCACCTTTCCCACGAGGAGCCTTAACCATAATTTCTGGCTCGTTGGCTTCCCCCATAGCCAGTATAAGTGCACCAGCAGGCGCTTTTTCAATCATGCCTATCAGTTTGTCCTTCTTAAAGATGGCGAGTCCATCCAACTTGATGTTCGTCTTGACGTCCTTCCAGTTGCTCGGCACATTGTCAACGGTCGAGGCGACAGGCAGGAATGGATCTACCCCCTCGGAAAGAATCGCATCCGTGAATGTCTTGAGAGAACGTGGTCTGCGCATATTCAGAAAGCACAGTTCACGTACCATTTCCGAAGGAAATTTTTCAATCGGCGCATCGGTATTCAGCACCTTGTAAGCAGAACCTTTGGTAACAATAGGTAGAGCAGAGAGTCGGTTAAGCGGGTAACGCGTAAGTAGGTCCAGCATGGGAGCAACGCCTTCACGTGCAAGCTCCTCTCCGATCAGCATGGTACGCCGATGTGCATAATAAAGCTCACGGGAAAGTGCCTTTTGGCCTTCAATAGA
This window of the Paenibacillus marchantiae genome carries:
- a CDS encoding Ger(x)C family spore germination protein encodes the protein MFFVHKRHVVAIMLLCTIFISGCWDRKEINDIAFVIGLAIDKEEDNYRTSLQIALPGQSGSTGSEGGGGGTSGDKSWFMLSNTAKTLRGTSIEGQKALSRELYYAHRRTMLIGEELAREGVAPMLDLLTRYPLNRLSALPIVTKGSAYKVLNTDAPIEKFPSEMVRELCFLNMRRPRSLKTFTDAILSEGVDPFLPVASTVDNVPSNWKDVKTNIKLDGLAIFKKDKLIGMIEKAPAGALILAMGEANEPEIMVKAPRGKGDIFIKLNENNSTLHPHIENGKISVTIELYAKGVLVDNESNYGDLREQEIKNLNQALHQKIQDDIKEGIRLIQKEYPADILGLGRSIHQHLPKEWDKVKDRWDDIYPSVKVVVEPHIVIENVGVINKPFGLPEEDIVHD